The segment TCTTCCGCAATCGGGGCGACTGTTGCCGTGGTACCAGCTGCATCACCCGGAGCTGAAGATGTTTCGGGGGCCTTGAACTTCTCCGCAGCCGCAACCTGTGCCTGCTGCGACAAATCCTCAATCTTTGCCTCACCGAAGATGATGTACGTGTCACTGTGGGGATTCTTGTAGACATCTGGGTTGTTTATCACGAAGAGGATGTTCTTCGATTTGCGGATTGTCACTCGGTTGACACCCTGAATGGGCTTGAGACCCAACTTGGACATAATCTTCCGTGCCTTCTTCTCTCCACGTGACTGTTTAGCTTTGGAAACCATGTCAATTGGCAATCCTGTGGCACCACCACCGAGTTGAGTTGCTGTAGTTCctgcattgaaaaaaaaaactctctcaATTCCCAAATAACAAAAACATCTCAAGATTCCGCCTTACCAGCATCCTCCAACTCTGGAATTGTGTCCTCGGAGTCAGTATCGCTGCCACCCTCCTCAACGGGTCTCTCCTCCGTCTCTGGGGCGGATGCTTCGGGTGTGGTTTTGATTTCCGTCAACTCTGGCATCGCTGCAAAACCACAAAGAGAAacctttttttaaatggaagtTTCCTgccaacataacctcaattccCACGACAAAGGAAAACCTCCCATCAAATGCCCGCTTTGTCCCCGAATTTGCTTATTTACATTAGCTCCCGGGCAATTACCATCCAAATTGTCCCTCAACACCTCATACCCGCTAATTACCCAG is part of the Lutzomyia longipalpis isolate SR_M1_2022 chromosome 3, ASM2433408v1 genome and harbors:
- the LOC129791971 gene encoding nascent polypeptide-associated complex subunit alpha, with translation MPELTEIKTTPEASAPETEERPVEEGGSDTDSEDTIPELEDAGTTATQLGGGATGLPIDMVSKAKQSRGEKKARKIMSKLGLKPIQGVNRVTIRKSKNILFVINNPDVYKNPHSDTYIIFGEAKIEDLSQQAQVAAAEKFKAPETSSAPGDAAGTTATVAPIAEEDEEEVDETGVDEKDIDLVMSQANVPRGKAIRALKNNNNDIVNAIMELTM